Proteins encoded by one window of Candidatus Woesearchaeota archaeon:
- a CDS encoding methyltransferase — MTTPVYEPDDDSYLLRDILEKQLQDKEARGEALVRMKFLDMGCGNGFLGFTAQKKGMGVTFVDINPEAIAEVTKILNSEDVQADIVLSDLFEKAPCGPYDVIAFNTPYLPADKELFDPALHGGQEGNETAIRFISQAKQFLAENGIILLLTSDLAPTEKIRAAAKEVGFSCEQIGEQKLFFEKLLVYKLQ, encoded by the coding sequence ATGACAACGCCAGTCTATGAACCAGATGATGACAGCTATCTTCTTCGAGATATTTTGGAAAAGCAACTCCAAGATAAAGAGGCTCGAGGCGAAGCTCTTGTTCGTATGAAATTTCTTGATATGGGTTGCGGTAATGGATTCTTAGGTTTTACAGCACAGAAAAAGGGGATGGGTGTTACGTTTGTTGATATTAACCCAGAAGCAATAGCAGAAGTTACTAAAATTTTAAACAGTGAAGATGTCCAAGCAGATATAGTTTTATCTGATTTGTTTGAAAAGGCACCTTGTGGGCCATATGATGTTATTGCATTTAACACACCTTATTTGCCAGCTGACAAAGAACTCTTCGATCCAGCACTTCACGGTGGACAAGAAGGTAACGAGACGGCAATACGATTCATTTCTCAAGCAAAACAGTTCTTGGCTGAAAACGGTATCATTCTTCTTTTAACAAGCGACCTTGCCCCAACTGAAAAAATTCGAGCAGCAGCAAAGGAAGTTGGTTTTAGTTGCGAGCAAATAGGTGAGCAAAAATTATTTTTTGAAAAACTTTTGGTGTATAAACTACAATGA
- a CDS encoding dUTP diphosphatase: MKQRGFELVSRVVGDTSYQLPMRMTKRSPAYDFFSPLDVVIKPNEKVKIPTGVKAFFQFGEGLFIITRSSLGTKYQITLANNIALVDPDYYNNSDNEGEIFVFLANEGKEDFVIKQGDRFCQAFFLPVLLADDDNVFEAGREGGLGSTGK, from the coding sequence CGATACTAGTTATCAACTGCCTATGCGTATGACCAAACGATCTCCAGCCTATGATTTCTTTAGCCCACTAGATGTAGTGATAAAGCCAAACGAGAAAGTGAAAATACCTACGGGCGTGAAAGCATTTTTTCAATTCGGCGAAGGACTTTTTATTATTACTCGAAGCTCCCTGGGAACAAAATACCAAATAACGCTAGCAAATAACATCGCACTTGTTGATCCAGATTATTATAATAATTCAGATAATGAAGGAGAAATATTTGTATTTCTTGCGAATGAAGGAAAAGAAGATTTTGTTATTAAACAAGGCGATAGGTTTTGTCAAGCATTCTTTTTACCAGTACTTCTTGCAGACGATGATAATGTGTTTGAAGCAGGGCGAGAAGGTGGTTTAGGTTCTACTGGAAAATAG